The Pseudarthrobacter sulfonivorans genome includes a window with the following:
- a CDS encoding response regulator transcription factor, translating into MELLIVEDDDAMASALAAAVATAGHNPTRVARGADALLVHRKFEVILLDLGLPDMDGLEVLRNLRQVTPVPILILTARDDERSVVLGLRSGADDYLVKPVKLVELLARIEAVTRRAGRYRGTRQQSVVLGDLEIDLERRVAALRSEVLPLTATEFDLLALLASHAGSVVTREQILDALWGDAFVASSRSLDVHLTGLRAKLQLPGFIINVRGVGYRVEADPA; encoded by the coding sequence ATGGAGTTGCTCATCGTCGAGGACGACGACGCCATGGCGTCCGCCCTCGCCGCCGCCGTCGCGACCGCGGGGCACAACCCCACCCGGGTTGCCCGCGGAGCCGACGCCCTGCTGGTCCACCGGAAGTTCGAAGTGATCCTGCTGGACCTCGGCCTTCCCGATATGGACGGCCTGGAGGTGCTGCGGAATCTGCGCCAGGTCACGCCGGTGCCCATCCTGATTCTGACCGCGCGCGACGACGAACGCAGCGTGGTGCTCGGCCTGCGGTCCGGAGCGGACGACTACCTCGTCAAGCCAGTGAAGCTCGTGGAACTTCTTGCCCGCATCGAAGCCGTCACCCGGCGTGCCGGGCGCTATCGCGGCACGCGGCAGCAGAGTGTGGTGCTGGGTGATCTTGAGATCGACCTCGAGCGGCGCGTGGCGGCCCTCCGTTCCGAGGTGCTCCCGCTGACGGCCACCGAATTTGACCTGCTGGCACTGTTGGCCAGCCACGCCGGTTCGGTGGTCACCCGTGAACAGATCCTGGACGCGCTGTGGGGCGACGCCTTCGTGGCCTCGTCCCGGTCCCTTGACGTGCACCTGACGGGGCTGCGGGCCAAGCTCCAGTTGCCGGGCTTCATCATCAACGTCCGCGGCGTCGGCTACCGGGTGGAGGCGGACCCGGCGTGA